A genomic window from Cardiocondyla obscurior isolate alpha-2009 linkage group LG02, Cobs3.1, whole genome shotgun sequence includes:
- the LOC139113505 gene encoding odorant receptor 47b-like — MCIYFTEVYLHCHGAKRSFDSLTPGAAAALALTRLITPRIHREELLEIVTSMMDDWAMSKKNEKVRWVIKKYATMSTRVTVLTFILVGIIVAGYAAMAISSVIPKISHLSNETDYMNVTHEDGSQSCVFRSASSRQAFMFLQAMQMFTTGILTFGTTSLFFGLAMYLCAEFDTLSIKLSEFQVSEARRAIAEAVQRHCHLIRMAECMEESFNASVLVYLFITSTLMCIDGYMLIVSLPLGNLPMIIHSTSVLLLMLIQLSFYTVAGDYLEMRSIALAYATYDCDWYKLPADTAKDFQIILMRASIPLQLTAGKFVVINMITFKDILKSTASYLSVLRIMLGE; from the exons ATGTGCATTTATTTTACCGAAGTTTACTTACACTGTCACGGAGCAAAGAGATCTTTTGACTCATTGACACCCGGTGCCGCCGCTGCGCTGGCTCTTACGAGATTAATCACGCCTCGTATTCATCGGGAAGAGTTGCTCGAGATAGTCACTTCCATGATGGACGACTGGGCtatgtctaaaaaaaatgaaaaagttcGTTGGGTCATAAAGAAATATGCGACAATGTCGACGCGCGTGACGGTGCTCACCTTTATTCTGGTGGGTATCATAGTGGCTGGTTACGCCGCAATGGCGATATCGTCAGTAATTCCAAAAATAAGTCATCTCAGCAACGAAACAGATTACATGAATGTGACCCACGAGGACGGAAGTCAGTCTTGCGTGTTTCGGAGCGCGTCATCGCGTCAAGCATTTATGTTCCTTCAAGCGATGCAAATGTTCACCACTGGTATATTAACCTTCGGTACTACCAGCCTCTTCTTCGGACTGGCCATGTATTTGTGCGCTGAATTTGACACGTTGAGTATTAAACTGTCTGAATTTCAAGTCAGCGAGGCACGTCGGGCGATAGCCGAAGCGGTCCAAAGGCACTGTCATCTTATCAGAATGGCCGAGTGCATGGAGGAGTCATTTAACGCTAGCGTTTTGGTGTACTTGTTCATTACCAGCACTCTCATGTGTATAGATG GGTACATGTTAATCGTATCGTTACCTCTCGGCAATCTACCTATGATTATACATAGCACTAGTGTCTTGCTTCTTATGTTAATTCAACTGTCGTTCTACACGGTTGCTGGCGATTACCTGGAGATGAGAAGTATCGCATTGGCTTACGCTACTTACGACTGCGATTGGTACAAGCTGCCAGCTGATACAGCCAAGGATTTTCAGATTATTCTCATGCGAGCCAGTATTCCTCTCCAGCTGACGGCCGGAAAATTCGTTGTCATAAACATGATCacttttaaagatattttaaaatccacAGCGTCATATCTTTCAGTTTTACGTATTATGTTAggggaataa